In Micromonospora purpureochromogenes, a single window of DNA contains:
- a CDS encoding putative bifunctional diguanylate cyclase/phosphodiesterase, whose translation MRFPPGMVAVALPGALVAVTATVLLVGSVRRRSGPDRRPYALLAAAGGFALVGLLLGVGLVLGDPHHPPHPARLTGWPVLISVAVTLSGLAAAAGLLRLPGVVVSRPATARLLLDALIVATALWFVGWVLFSAPTRLLGSATPVACPAILLATVNTALTVGVTLTVLLRAAGPRGRFGLLGAGITGNAAGGLGVAAGVCQGGPGMTLTSAGLLAVGLLAVALAVYRVEAPGQVDVDLIRRDGAYAFVPMFAMAASAMYHLAQGGRFDALAIVAGSVEGFALVARQYLTLNDMRGYAGRLAEREKHFRELAHTDPLTGLANRRGLLRELQRCADEGVGCVLLGLDLDGFKNVNDMRGHDVGDMVLAEVGRRLRGNLRPGDLAARLGGDEFAVLMRGRPADADVVAERLLGVLGRAYEQSGGPVFLSVSIGVAGQCGDADSVALLRHADLALRYAKQRGKNRIERYDGTHDQLLLRRTRLEHEMRGAIERDELRLVFQPVASLPSVRPVGAEALLRWHHPELGNVRPDEFIPLAEECGMIAKLGAWVLHQACWQLSRWLADGHDVWVSVNVSPRELHAPEYVVQVAEALRAHHVPPQRLVLEVTEHAVATDLDELIRRLTALRRTGVRIALDDFGAGYSSLGQLRRLPIDILKIDHSLVAEHEPVRPVDTDGPAFAPMVDIVMRLGHQLGLEVIAEGVTTPTELAAVVAAGCRFGQGALFGWGVPAEHLEAMLDAATSPGARPGPLPATPFAGGRTVPAPRVGGTGSAQVGPVAKPTTGDGVPRS comes from the coding sequence GTGCGTTTCCCCCCGGGCATGGTCGCCGTCGCGCTCCCCGGCGCCCTGGTCGCCGTGACCGCCACCGTGCTGCTCGTCGGGTCGGTCCGGCGGCGCAGCGGCCCGGACCGCCGGCCGTACGCGCTGCTGGCCGCCGCCGGCGGGTTCGCCCTGGTCGGCCTGCTGCTCGGGGTGGGCCTGGTGCTCGGTGACCCGCACCACCCGCCGCACCCGGCCCGGCTCACCGGGTGGCCCGTCCTGATCTCCGTCGCGGTGACGCTGAGCGGCCTGGCCGCCGCCGCCGGGCTGCTCCGCCTGCCGGGAGTGGTGGTGTCCCGGCCGGCGACCGCCCGGCTGCTGCTGGACGCGCTGATCGTCGCGACCGCCCTCTGGTTCGTCGGCTGGGTGCTCTTCTCCGCGCCCACCCGGCTGCTCGGCTCCGCCACCCCGGTGGCCTGCCCGGCGATCCTGCTGGCCACGGTCAACACCGCGCTCACCGTCGGGGTGACCCTGACCGTGCTGCTGCGCGCCGCTGGGCCCCGCGGCCGGTTCGGGCTGCTCGGCGCCGGCATCACCGGCAACGCCGCCGGCGGGCTGGGCGTGGCCGCCGGGGTCTGCCAGGGCGGCCCGGGAATGACCCTGACCAGCGCCGGGCTGCTCGCCGTGGGCCTGCTGGCGGTCGCGCTGGCGGTGTACCGGGTCGAGGCGCCGGGGCAGGTCGACGTCGACCTGATCCGCCGGGACGGCGCGTACGCCTTCGTCCCGATGTTCGCGATGGCGGCCTCGGCGATGTACCACCTGGCCCAGGGCGGGCGCTTCGACGCGCTCGCCATCGTCGCCGGCAGCGTCGAGGGGTTCGCGCTGGTGGCCCGGCAGTACCTCACCCTCAACGACATGCGTGGATACGCCGGCCGGCTGGCCGAGCGCGAGAAGCACTTCCGCGAGCTGGCCCACACCGACCCGCTGACCGGGCTGGCCAACCGGCGGGGCCTGCTGCGGGAGCTGCAACGCTGCGCCGACGAGGGCGTCGGCTGCGTGCTGCTCGGGCTCGACCTGGACGGCTTCAAGAACGTCAACGACATGCGCGGCCACGACGTCGGCGACATGGTGCTGGCCGAGGTGGGCCGGCGGCTGAGGGGCAACCTGCGCCCCGGCGACCTGGCCGCCCGGCTCGGCGGCGACGAGTTCGCCGTGCTGATGCGCGGCCGGCCGGCCGACGCCGACGTGGTCGCCGAGCGGCTGCTCGGGGTGCTCGGCCGGGCGTACGAGCAGTCGGGCGGGCCGGTCTTCCTCTCGGTGAGCATCGGGGTGGCCGGCCAGTGCGGCGACGCCGACTCGGTGGCCCTGCTGCGCCACGCCGACCTGGCCCTGCGCTACGCCAAGCAGCGCGGCAAGAACCGCATCGAGCGCTACGACGGCACGCACGACCAGCTGCTGCTGCGGCGGACCCGGCTGGAGCACGAGATGCGCGGCGCGATCGAGCGCGACGAGCTGCGGCTGGTCTTCCAGCCGGTCGCCTCGCTGCCCTCGGTCCGCCCGGTCGGCGCCGAGGCGCTGCTGCGCTGGCACCACCCGGAGCTGGGCAACGTCCGCCCCGACGAGTTCATCCCGCTCGCCGAGGAGTGCGGGATGATCGCCAAGCTGGGCGCCTGGGTGCTGCACCAGGCCTGCTGGCAGCTCTCCCGCTGGCTGGCCGACGGCCACGACGTCTGGGTCTCGGTCAACGTCTCGCCGCGCGAGCTGCACGCCCCGGAGTACGTCGTCCAGGTGGCCGAGGCGCTGCGCGCCCACCACGTGCCGCCGCAGCGGCTGGTGCTGGAGGTCACCGAGCACGCCGTCGCCACCGACCTCGACGAGCTGATCCGGCGGCTGACCGCGCTGCGACGCACCGGGGTGCGGATCGCGCTGGACGACTTCGGCGCGGGCTACTCGTCCCTCGGGCAGCTGCGCCGGCTGCCGATCGACATCCTCAAGATCGACCACAGCCTGGTCGCCGAGCACGAGCCGGTCCGCCCGGTGGACACCGACGGGCCGGCCTTCGCCCCGATGGTCGACATCGTGATGCGCCTCGGGCACCAGCTCGGGCTGGAGGTGATCGCCGAGGGCGTCACCACGCCGACGGAGCTGGCCGCGGTGGTCGCCGCCGGCTGCCGGTTCGGCCAGGGCGCGCTCTTCGGCTGGGGCGTGCCGGCCGAGCACCTGGAGGCGATGCTGGACGCCGCCACCTCGCCCGGCGCCCGCCCGGGGCCGCTGCCGGCCACGCCGTTCGCCGGTGGGCGGACGGTGCCCGCGCCGCGCGTCGGTGGGACGGGATCCGCGCAGGTCGGACCGGTCGCCAAGCCCACGACGGGAGACGGTGTCCCCCGTTCGTGA
- the ilvD gene encoding dihydroxy-acid dehydratase, with protein sequence MPELRSRTSTHGRTMAGARALWRATGMTDDDFGKPIVAIANSFTQFVPGHVHLKDLGGLVADAVAEAGGVGREFNTIAVDDGIAMGHGGMLYSLPSRELIADAVEYMVNAHCADALVCISNCDKITPGMLLAALRLNIPTVFVSGGPMEAGKTVAIEGIVHSKIDLIDAMIASSNEAVTDDQLGEIERSACPTCGSCSGMFTANSMNCLTEAIGLALPGNGSTLATHATRRSLFVEAGRTAVEIAKRWYDGDDASVLPRAVASRAAFENAVALDVAMGGSTNTILHLLAAAREAELDFQVADIDAISRRVPCLAKVAPNSPQYHMEDVHRAGGIPAILGELDRAGLLHRDVHAVHSPSLERWLADWDVRGGSPTPEAVELFHAAPGGVRTTEPFSTTNRWSSLDTDAAGGCVRDREHAYSADGGLAILYGNLAPEGCVVKTAGVPEECLTFRGPAKVYESQDDAVSAILAKQVVAGDVVVIRYEGPKGGPGMQEMLYPTSFLKGRGLGRACALLTDGRFSGGTSGLSIGHVSPEAASGGLIALVAEGDEIVIDIPGRSIELNVPDDVLQARRVAEEKRERPYTPVDRQRPVSAALRAYALMATSASDGAYRRVPE encoded by the coding sequence ATGCCTGAGCTGCGGTCGAGGACCTCCACCCACGGTCGGACGATGGCCGGCGCCCGGGCCCTCTGGCGGGCCACCGGGATGACCGACGACGACTTCGGCAAGCCGATCGTCGCCATCGCCAACAGTTTCACCCAGTTCGTCCCGGGTCACGTACATCTGAAGGACCTCGGCGGCCTGGTCGCCGACGCGGTGGCCGAGGCCGGCGGGGTGGGCCGCGAGTTCAACACCATCGCCGTCGACGACGGCATCGCCATGGGCCACGGCGGCATGCTCTACTCGCTGCCCAGCCGGGAGTTGATCGCCGACGCGGTCGAGTACATGGTCAACGCGCACTGCGCCGACGCCCTGGTCTGCATCTCGAACTGCGACAAGATCACCCCAGGGATGCTGCTGGCCGCCCTGCGGCTGAACATCCCGACCGTCTTCGTCTCCGGCGGGCCGATGGAGGCCGGCAAGACGGTGGCGATCGAGGGGATCGTGCACTCCAAGATCGACCTGATCGACGCCATGATCGCCTCGTCCAACGAGGCGGTCACCGACGACCAGCTCGGCGAGATCGAGCGCTCCGCGTGCCCGACCTGCGGCTCCTGCTCCGGCATGTTCACCGCCAACTCGATGAACTGCCTCACCGAGGCGATCGGCCTGGCGCTGCCGGGCAACGGCTCGACGCTGGCCACCCACGCCACGCGCCGGTCGCTCTTCGTCGAGGCCGGCCGCACCGCCGTGGAGATCGCCAAGCGGTGGTACGACGGCGACGACGCCTCGGTGCTGCCCCGCGCCGTCGCCAGCCGGGCCGCCTTCGAGAACGCGGTCGCCCTGGACGTGGCGATGGGCGGGTCGACCAACACGATCCTGCACCTGCTCGCCGCCGCCCGCGAGGCCGAGCTGGACTTCCAGGTGGCCGACATCGACGCGATCTCCCGCCGGGTGCCCTGCCTGGCCAAGGTCGCGCCGAACTCGCCGCAGTACCACATGGAGGACGTGCACCGGGCCGGCGGCATCCCCGCCATCCTCGGCGAGCTGGACCGGGCCGGCCTGCTCCACCGGGACGTGCACGCCGTGCACTCCCCCTCGCTGGAGCGCTGGCTGGCCGACTGGGACGTGCGGGGCGGCTCGCCGACGCCGGAGGCGGTCGAGCTGTTCCACGCCGCCCCGGGCGGGGTGCGCACCACCGAGCCGTTCTCCACCACCAACCGCTGGTCGTCGCTGGACACCGACGCGGCCGGCGGCTGCGTCCGGGACCGGGAGCACGCGTACTCGGCCGACGGTGGGCTGGCCATCCTGTACGGCAACCTCGCCCCGGAAGGTTGCGTGGTGAAGACCGCCGGGGTGCCCGAGGAGTGCCTGACCTTCCGCGGCCCGGCGAAGGTCTACGAGTCGCAGGACGACGCGGTCTCGGCGATCCTGGCCAAGCAGGTCGTCGCCGGGGACGTCGTGGTGATCCGCTACGAGGGCCCGAAGGGCGGCCCCGGCATGCAGGAGATGCTCTACCCCACCTCGTTCCTCAAGGGCCGGGGGCTGGGCCGGGCCTGCGCGCTGCTCACCGACGGCCGCTTCTCCGGCGGCACCTCCGGGCTCTCCATCGGGCACGTCTCCCCCGAGGCGGCCTCGGGCGGCCTGATCGCGCTGGTCGCCGAGGGCGACGAGATCGTCATCGACATCCCCGGCCGGTCCATCGAGCTCAACGTGCCCGACGACGTGCTCCAGGCGCGCCGGGTCGCCGAGGAGAAGCGGGAGCGGCCGTACACCCCGGTCGACCGGCAGCGGCCGGTGTCGGCGGCGCTGCGCGCGTACGCCTTGATGGCGACGTCGGCCAGCGACGGCGCGTACCGGCGGGTGCCCGAGTAG
- a CDS encoding SulP family inorganic anion transporter, translated as MLGLLPGRADWAAVRRSPRRDLLAGLTVAVVALPLALAFGVTSGLGAQAGLVTAVVAGAVAAIFGGSNLQVSGPTGAMTVVLVPVVQQFGPTGVLMVGAMAGLILVALALARLGRYVRYLPAPVIEGFTAGIAVVIALQQVPAALGVTDAEGDRVWAVAADAVVRFVVHPRPAAVAVALGVAALMLLGARWRPGLPFSLLGVAAATVLAETSPVELVRIGALPQGLPAPSLDFLDLGAASVLLPSALAVAALAALESLLSATVADGMTVSERHDPDRELFGQGLANLASPLFGGIPATAAIARTAVNVRAGASSKLAALTHAVALAVIVLAAAPLVGRIPLAALAGVLLATTVRMVEAGSLWALARATRGDALVLVLTFAVTVIWDLVTAVAVGVAVAVVVALRAVARSARLEQVPLDAGDHSAEEHALLAEHIVAYRLDGPLFFAAAHTFLLELSDVADVRVVILRMSRVSTVDATGAQVLGDAITRLRARGITVLLSGITPGHDQVLATLGVADQLRREGLVFPDTPAAIRHARPIALGVTAGAAQ; from the coding sequence GTGCTCGGGCTGCTTCCCGGCCGCGCCGACTGGGCCGCCGTCCGCCGCTCGCCGCGCCGGGACCTGCTCGCCGGGCTGACCGTGGCGGTGGTCGCGCTGCCCCTGGCCCTGGCGTTCGGGGTCACCTCCGGGCTGGGCGCGCAGGCCGGGCTGGTCACCGCCGTGGTGGCCGGCGCGGTGGCCGCCATCTTCGGCGGCTCGAACCTCCAGGTGTCCGGCCCGACCGGCGCGATGACGGTGGTGCTGGTGCCGGTGGTGCAGCAGTTCGGCCCGACCGGGGTGCTGATGGTCGGCGCGATGGCGGGACTGATCCTGGTCGCCCTGGCGCTGGCCCGCCTCGGCCGGTACGTCCGCTACCTGCCCGCCCCCGTGATCGAGGGCTTCACCGCCGGCATCGCGGTGGTCATCGCCCTGCAACAGGTGCCGGCCGCGCTCGGCGTGACCGACGCCGAGGGCGACCGGGTCTGGGCGGTGGCTGCCGACGCGGTCGTCCGGTTCGTCGTACACCCTCGGCCGGCGGCCGTTGCGGTGGCCCTGGGTGTCGCGGCGCTGATGCTGCTCGGCGCCCGGTGGCGACCCGGACTGCCGTTCTCGCTGCTCGGGGTGGCCGCCGCGACGGTGCTGGCCGAGACCAGCCCGGTCGAGCTGGTCCGGATCGGCGCCCTGCCGCAGGGCCTGCCGGCGCCGTCGCTGGACTTCCTCGACCTGGGCGCGGCCAGTGTGCTGCTGCCATCAGCGCTCGCGGTGGCCGCGCTCGCCGCGCTGGAGAGCCTGCTGTCGGCCACCGTGGCCGATGGGATGACCGTCAGCGAGCGGCACGACCCGGACCGGGAACTCTTCGGCCAGGGCCTGGCCAACCTCGCCTCCCCGCTCTTCGGTGGCATTCCCGCGACCGCCGCGATCGCCCGGACGGCGGTCAACGTCCGCGCCGGGGCGTCCTCGAAACTGGCGGCGCTGACCCATGCCGTCGCGCTCGCGGTGATCGTGCTGGCCGCCGCGCCCCTGGTCGGCCGGATCCCCCTCGCCGCCCTGGCCGGCGTCCTGCTCGCCACGACCGTCCGGATGGTCGAGGCGGGTTCGCTCTGGGCGCTCGCGCGGGCCACCCGGGGCGACGCGCTGGTGCTCGTGCTCACCTTCGCCGTCACGGTCATCTGGGACCTGGTCACCGCCGTCGCGGTCGGCGTTGCCGTCGCGGTTGTCGTCGCGCTGCGCGCAGTGGCCCGCAGCGCGCGGCTGGAGCAGGTCCCGCTCGACGCCGGGGACCACAGCGCCGAGGAACACGCCCTGCTGGCCGAGCACATCGTCGCCTACCGGCTGGACGGGCCGCTCTTCTTCGCCGCCGCCCACACCTTCCTGCTGGAACTCTCCGACGTCGCGGACGTCCGGGTCGTGATCCTGCGGATGTCCCGGGTGTCCACCGTCGACGCCACCGGCGCGCAGGTCCTCGGCGACGCGATCACCCGGTTGCGGGCGCGGGGAATCACCGTGTTGCTCTCCGGCATCACCCCCGGCCACGACCAGGTGCTGGCCACCCTCGGCGTCGCGGACCAGCTGCGCCGGGAGGGCCTGGTCTTCCCGGACACCCCGGCCGCCATTCGCCACGCCCGCCCCATCGCCCTCGGCGTGACGGCCGGGGCCGCGCAGTGA
- a CDS encoding ArsR/SmtB family transcription factor: MSVPLYQAKAELFRTLGHPVRIRVLELLQDGPKPVRDLLATIDVEASNLSQQLAVLRRAGLVTSYRDGPLVMYALSTPDVADLLAAGRRILGAVLTDRDGLLDELRADGRDR, encoded by the coding sequence GTGTCGGTGCCGCTGTATCAGGCGAAGGCGGAGTTGTTCCGCACCCTGGGGCACCCGGTGCGGATCCGGGTCCTCGAACTGCTCCAGGACGGTCCCAAGCCCGTCCGTGACCTGCTGGCGACCATCGACGTCGAGGCGTCCAACCTCTCCCAGCAGCTCGCCGTGCTACGCCGCGCCGGCCTGGTCACCTCCTACCGGGACGGCCCCCTGGTGATGTACGCGCTCAGCACTCCCGACGTGGCCGACCTGCTGGCCGCCGGGCGGCGCATTCTCGGGGCGGTCCTCACCGACCGCGACGGGCTCCTCGACGAGCTGCGCGCCGACGGGCGCGACCGGTGA
- a CDS encoding glycoside hydrolase family 2 protein, translated as MTRQTLHEGWTLRAVPGSQVPDGIAGRAVPGTVPGCVHTDLLAAGLIPDPFVDDNETALAWIGRTDWVYETTFDRRAGDDQRVDLICAGLDTVATITLNGVEVGRTENMHRGHRFAVGALLGPGANTLTVRFDSAYRYAQRHRDALGDRPNAYPEPFQFIRKMACNFGWDWGPTLVTAGIWQEIGLHAWSTARLATVRPLVTVAGGVGRVELHVEVERVVATPLTVRAAVAGAAVEAVVPAGERTAVAALTVRDPELWWPRGYGEQALHRLDVTLCAPDGRTLDAWSRRIGFRSVRLDTTPDAHGTPFALHVNDTPVFVRGINWIPDDPFPSRITRERLAHRLDQAAGAGVNLLRVWGGGRYESEDFYDLADELGILVQQDFLFACAAYPEEEPFGTEVAAEATEQVTRLAGHPSLVLWTGNNENIWGWYDWDWQEPLAGRTWGRGYYLDLLPRIVGELDPTRPYWPGSPWSGSEEIHPNDPAHGTTHIWDVWNTDDYPKYREYVPRFVAEFGYQAPAAYATLRRALTDEPLAPDSPGMAHHQKATDGDAKLQRGLDAHLPEPADFDDWHYLTQLNQARAIQLGVEHFRSHRDVCAGTIVWQLNDCWPVTSWSAIDGDGRRKPLWYALRRAYADRLLTVQPRDGGLALVAVNETGEPWRAPATVTRLTLAGEPRAKTRYPLDVPPYSAVVLALPADLAGPEEARRELLVAEAGDRAERALWFFAEDREIDWPAARFDATVEPGGDGRRVRVTARTVLRDLTLFPDRLDPSAEVDRALVTLLPGESTTFTVSAERPLDPVALTARPVLRCVNDIIGASRTAPTASEGVRA; from the coding sequence GTGACCCGGCAGACGTTGCACGAGGGCTGGACGCTGCGGGCCGTACCGGGGTCGCAGGTGCCGGACGGGATCGCCGGCCGGGCGGTGCCCGGCACCGTGCCCGGCTGCGTGCACACCGACCTGCTGGCCGCAGGCCTGATCCCCGACCCGTTCGTCGACGACAACGAGACGGCGCTGGCCTGGATCGGGCGCACCGACTGGGTCTACGAGACCACCTTCGACCGGCGGGCCGGCGACGACCAGCGGGTCGACCTGATCTGCGCCGGCCTCGACACGGTCGCCACGATCACCCTGAACGGGGTCGAGGTCGGCCGCACCGAGAACATGCACCGCGGCCACCGGTTCGCCGTCGGCGCGCTGCTGGGCCCGGGGGCGAACACGCTGACCGTCCGGTTCGACTCGGCGTACCGCTACGCGCAACGGCATCGGGACGCCCTCGGCGACCGGCCGAACGCGTACCCGGAGCCGTTCCAGTTCATTCGCAAGATGGCCTGCAACTTCGGCTGGGACTGGGGACCGACCCTCGTCACCGCCGGCATCTGGCAGGAGATCGGCCTGCACGCCTGGTCCACCGCCCGGCTCGCCACCGTCCGTCCGCTGGTCACTGTCGCCGGCGGGGTGGGACGGGTCGAACTGCACGTCGAGGTGGAGCGGGTCGTGGCCACCCCGTTGACCGTCCGGGCCGCGGTCGCCGGCGCGGCCGTCGAGGCCGTCGTCCCGGCGGGGGAGCGCACGGCGGTGGCGGCCCTCACCGTCCGCGACCCCGAGCTGTGGTGGCCCCGGGGGTACGGCGAGCAGGCGCTGCACCGGCTCGACGTCACGCTCTGCGCGCCGGACGGCCGGACCCTGGACGCCTGGTCCCGCCGGATCGGCTTCCGGTCGGTACGCCTCGACACCACCCCGGACGCCCACGGCACCCCCTTCGCGCTGCACGTCAACGACACCCCGGTCTTCGTTCGCGGGATCAACTGGATCCCCGACGACCCCTTCCCCAGCCGGATCACCCGGGAGCGGCTGGCGCACCGGCTCGACCAGGCCGCCGGAGCCGGGGTGAACCTGCTGCGGGTCTGGGGCGGCGGCCGGTACGAGTCGGAGGACTTCTACGACCTCGCCGACGAGCTGGGGATCCTCGTGCAGCAGGATTTCCTCTTCGCCTGCGCGGCGTACCCGGAGGAGGAGCCGTTCGGCACCGAGGTGGCCGCCGAGGCGACCGAGCAGGTCACCCGGCTGGCCGGCCACCCGTCGCTGGTGCTCTGGACGGGCAACAACGAGAACATCTGGGGCTGGTACGACTGGGACTGGCAGGAGCCGCTGGCCGGGCGCACCTGGGGGCGGGGCTACTACCTCGACCTGCTGCCCCGGATCGTCGGCGAGCTGGACCCGACCCGGCCGTACTGGCCGGGCAGCCCGTGGTCGGGCAGCGAGGAGATCCACCCCAACGACCCGGCGCACGGCACCACGCACATCTGGGACGTCTGGAACACCGACGACTACCCGAAGTACCGCGAGTACGTGCCCCGCTTCGTCGCCGAGTTCGGCTACCAGGCACCCGCGGCGTACGCGACGCTGCGCCGGGCGCTGACCGACGAGCCGCTCGCGCCCGACTCGCCGGGCATGGCGCACCACCAGAAGGCCACCGACGGCGACGCCAAGCTCCAGCGTGGGCTCGACGCCCACCTGCCCGAGCCGGCGGACTTCGACGACTGGCACTACCTCACCCAGCTCAACCAGGCGCGGGCCATCCAGCTCGGGGTGGAGCACTTCCGTTCGCACCGGGACGTCTGCGCCGGCACCATCGTCTGGCAGCTCAACGACTGCTGGCCGGTGACCTCGTGGTCGGCGATCGACGGCGACGGCCGCCGCAAGCCGCTCTGGTACGCCCTGCGCCGGGCGTACGCGGACCGGCTGCTCACCGTCCAGCCGCGCGACGGCGGGCTGGCCCTGGTGGCGGTCAACGAGACCGGCGAGCCGTGGCGGGCCCCGGCGACGGTCACCCGGCTGACCCTGGCCGGTGAGCCGAGGGCGAAGACGAGGTACCCGCTGGACGTCCCGCCGTACTCGGCGGTGGTGCTGGCGCTGCCCGCGGATCTGGCCGGGCCGGAGGAGGCCCGTCGGGAGCTGCTGGTCGCCGAGGCCGGCGACCGGGCCGAGCGGGCCCTCTGGTTCTTCGCCGAGGACCGGGAGATCGACTGGCCGGCGGCCCGCTTCGACGCGACGGTCGAGCCGGGCGGCGACGGCCGGCGGGTCCGGGTGACCGCCCGGACGGTGCTGCGCGACCTGACCCTCTTCCCGGACCGGCTGGACCCGTCCGCCGAGGTCGACCGGGCGCTGGTCACCCTGCTGCCGGGGGAGTCGACGACCTTCACCGTGTCGGCCGAGCGGCCACTGGACCCGGTGGCGCTGACCGCCCGGCCCGTGCTGCGCTGCGTGAACGACATCATCGGGGCGAGCAGAACCGCCCCGACCGCTTCGGAAGGCGTGCGGGCCTGA
- a CDS encoding LacI family DNA-binding transcriptional regulator has translation MKRPTIADVARRAGVSKGAVSYALNGQPGVSEATRQRILAIATEIGFSPSSAARALSGATANAVGLALCRPARILGIEPFFMELISGVEAELSARSYALTLQVVADQEAEIAVYRRWWAERRVDGVFVCDLRTDDRRVPALEELQLPAVVIGGPGHTGSLASVWSDDAAALVETVEYLVALGHRRIARVGGLPSLLHTEIRTDAFAEVCRRLGLADAVTVWSDYTGEEGARATRRLLSSANRPTAVIYDNDVMAIAGLSVAQEMGLAVPGDLSIVAWDDSPLCQLVHPPLTALGRDIPAYGAHAARQLLAVIAGEPVSGLQDETAHLTPRGSTAPPRVR, from the coding sequence GTGAAGCGGCCGACCATCGCCGACGTCGCGCGACGTGCCGGGGTGTCCAAGGGCGCGGTGTCGTACGCGCTCAACGGGCAGCCGGGCGTCTCGGAGGCCACCCGTCAACGGATCCTGGCCATCGCCACCGAGATCGGGTTCAGCCCGAGCAGCGCCGCCCGCGCGCTCTCCGGCGCCACCGCCAACGCCGTCGGCCTGGCCCTGTGCCGGCCCGCCCGGATACTGGGCATCGAGCCGTTCTTCATGGAGCTGATCAGCGGCGTCGAGGCGGAACTCTCCGCCCGGTCGTACGCGCTCACCCTGCAAGTGGTGGCCGACCAGGAGGCGGAGATCGCGGTCTACCGCCGCTGGTGGGCCGAACGGCGCGTCGACGGCGTCTTCGTCTGCGACCTGCGCACCGACGACCGGCGGGTGCCGGCCCTGGAGGAGCTGCAACTGCCGGCCGTGGTGATCGGCGGACCCGGCCACACCGGCAGCCTGGCCAGCGTCTGGTCGGACGACGCGGCGGCACTGGTGGAAACGGTCGAATACCTGGTCGCCCTCGGGCACCGGCGGATCGCCCGGGTCGGCGGCCTGCCCTCGCTGCTGCACACCGAGATCCGCACCGACGCCTTCGCCGAGGTGTGCCGGCGGCTCGGGCTGGCCGACGCCGTCACCGTCTGGTCCGACTACACCGGCGAGGAGGGCGCCCGCGCCACCCGCCGCCTGCTCAGCTCCGCCAACCGCCCCACCGCGGTGATCTACGACAACGACGTCATGGCGATCGCCGGGCTCTCGGTGGCGCAGGAGATGGGGCTGGCCGTCCCCGGCGACCTCTCGATCGTGGCCTGGGACGACTCGCCGCTCTGCCAGCTGGTGCACCCGCCGCTGACCGCGCTGGGGCGGGACATCCCGGCGTACGGCGCGCACGCCGCGCGGCAGCTGCTGGCGGTGATCGCCGGCGAGCCGGTGAGCGGCCTGCAGGACGAGACCGCCCACCTGACCCCGCGCGGCAGCACCGCGCCGCCCCGGGTCAGGTGA